The genomic segment GACGGTAAACTGATTAATCCGTCTGCAATTACGGATGCTGCGCTCTTTTTATTAAAGGATAGCTCTTATAATGGGGTTGTGCTGCCGGTTGACAAAGGGTGGTCGTCATTTTAAGGCTAAGCCTCTTGAATAGGGATATGAATACAAGTATAATTTTTATTTTATAAATAATTAGACTGAATAAAGGATTGTCATATGAATGATGCAGAAATAATTCAGAGTTTCGACAACGAAAAAGACAAAAGCCTTAAAATACAACTCCAAAAGGTAGAAGGGCTTGAAAAATGTATCGTGATTATTCTGTCGGGATATATCGATACATATAATTCAACATTCTTTCAAAAAAGAGTTACAACCTTGATTGACGCAGGGTATATTCAAATTATTTTTAATTGTGCCCATTTGGACTATGTTTCTTCTACCGGTATCGGTTCTTTTACCGCTTTTCTAAAGGCAGTAAAAGGAAAGGGCGGTGATATTGTATTATTAAGCCTTCAGCCGAAAGTATATGAAGTGTTCCAATTGCTTGGTTTTGCTTCTTTCTTTACTATCCATGATTCCTTAGAAACGTCTATTGAATTCTTTAAAAATAAAGGGACAAATGCTGCTCCTCAGATTAATCTTTTCCCTAAAATTTTTTCGTGTCCTATCTGTGCAAAAAAATTAAAAGCGCCTCGCGCTGGTCGCTTCCGCTGTTCCGAATGTAAAACTATTCTAGCGGTTGATAATAACGCACAGGTTTCACTCGGTTGATATTATATAAAATCAATACTTGTGTAGAAGTTGTGGATATCTTGTAAACCATATATCTGCATTTTTTGTCTTTTATTATATCGTCTGTATCGTTTTTGTTGCATAAAGCCTTGTATGTAAAGGCTTTACATTCTTTTAATATAAAGTATGTTCTATTTATATCGGTTAAAAAAGAGAGAAAATACTAGAGCCGTATTGATGATAACTTGTGGATAATCTGTTATGTCGGTGAGTAAGCTGTGAATAATCGGTGTCGAATGATGCCTTGATAAAAAAAGCTTCCTAAAATATGATGTAAACATAAGGAGAAATTATGGCATACTATTATGAAGAACCGTCGCATACTTTTAATGAGTATCTGTTAATTCCGCGTTATACCGGCGTTGAACATAGTCCCCAAAATATTGATCTGCATACGCCCCTTACCCGTTTTTCTACCGGAGAAAAACCGCTGTATACGCTCAATATTCCGTTAGTTTCGGCAATTATGCAGTCGGTTTCCAATGACGGTATGGCTATTTCCCTTGCAAAAGAGGGCGGATTATCCTTTATTTTCTGTTCGCAGAGTATAGAAAAACAGGCTGCAATGGTTGCTGCTGTTAAAGACTATAAAGCCGGTTTTGTGGAAAGCGATTCAAACTTAAAACCTGAGAATACTTTGGAAGACGTATTACGGTTAAAGGAAAAAACAGGGCATACAACGGTTGCTGTTACCGATGATGGTACTGCGCACGGCAAATTACTCGGCGTTATTACCGGTCGTGATTATCGTCCAAGTAGAATGGCGCGCGATTTAACCGTTGCAAAATTTATGACGCCGATTGAAAAGATCCACTATGCCGGCGAAGGTGTTACCTTAAAGGAAGCAAATGATATTATCTGGGAATATAAGCTCAATTCCCTCCCCGTCCTTGATTCCGAAGGAAAACTGGTGGCGTTTGTATTCCGCAAAGACTATGAAAGCAAAAAAGAGCATCCGAATGAGTTGCTTGACGAAAAAAAGCGGTACTTGGTGGGTGCAGGGCTTAATACCCGCGATTATGAGCAGCGTGTTCCTGCTCTGGTGGCGGCCGGCGCTGATGTCTTGTGTATCGATTCCTCCGACGGCTTTTCGGAATGGCAAAAGCGTACTATTAAGTTTGTAA from the Treponema medium genome contains:
- a CDS encoding STAS domain-containing protein, producing MNDAEIIQSFDNEKDKSLKIQLQKVEGLEKCIVIILSGYIDTYNSTFFQKRVTTLIDAGYIQIIFNCAHLDYVSSTGIGSFTAFLKAVKGKGGDIVLLSLQPKVYEVFQLLGFASFFTIHDSLETSIEFFKNKGTNAAPQINLFPKIFSCPICAKKLKAPRAGRFRCSECKTILAVDNNAQVSLG
- a CDS encoding IMP dehydrogenase, translating into MAYYYEEPSHTFNEYLLIPRYTGVEHSPQNIDLHTPLTRFSTGEKPLYTLNIPLVSAIMQSVSNDGMAISLAKEGGLSFIFCSQSIEKQAAMVAAVKDYKAGFVESDSNLKPENTLEDVLRLKEKTGHTTVAVTDDGTAHGKLLGVITGRDYRPSRMARDLTVAKFMTPIEKIHYAGEGVTLKEANDIIWEYKLNSLPVLDSEGKLVAFVFRKDYESKKEHPNELLDEKKRYLVGAGLNTRDYEQRVPALVAAGADVLCIDSSDGFSEWQKRTIKFVKKQYGDKIPIGAGNVVDEDGFIFLAEAGADFIKVGIGGGSICITRETKGIGRGQATALIEVAKARDNYFKKTGVYIPICSDGGIVYDHHITMALAMGSDFCMLGRYFARFDESPTNKILVNGSYMKEYWGEGSSRARNWQRYDSGGDSKLAFEEGVDSYVPYAGSLHDGVKTTLYKVRSTMCNCGVLTIPELQKNAKITLVSPSSIVEGGSHDVMLKDVRSSIR